The proteins below come from a single Fodinicola acaciae genomic window:
- a CDS encoding alpha/beta fold hydrolase, which translates to MATFVLIPGACHGGWCFRPLDDQLRERGHRAYTLTLTGLSERRHLLTSAVNLQTHIEDVAAMLVAERIEDAVLVGHSYGGMVISGAADRLPERVRSLVYVDAFVPTDGDSCWRLTNDEQRAWYASVDETGFGVPPLPFYDSRATAHPLATLMQPIRLRGEGPFRRTYVYAKDWPTTSPFAPTYERLRADPSWTVHALDSKHNIMRDAPADLLETMLAAA; encoded by the coding sequence ATGGCGACTTTTGTTCTGATCCCCGGCGCGTGCCACGGCGGTTGGTGCTTCCGGCCGCTGGACGACCAGCTGCGCGAGCGCGGACATCGCGCGTACACACTGACGCTGACCGGTCTCAGCGAGCGCCGCCACCTGCTGACCTCGGCCGTCAACCTCCAGACACACATCGAGGACGTGGCGGCGATGCTGGTCGCCGAGCGGATCGAGGACGCCGTGCTGGTCGGGCACAGCTATGGCGGCATGGTGATCAGCGGCGCGGCCGACCGCCTGCCTGAGCGCGTACGCTCGCTGGTCTACGTGGACGCTTTCGTGCCCACGGACGGTGATTCGTGCTGGCGGCTGACCAACGACGAGCAGCGTGCCTGGTATGCCAGCGTGGACGAGACCGGCTTCGGTGTGCCACCGCTGCCGTTCTACGACTCGCGCGCGACCGCCCATCCACTGGCCACTCTGATGCAGCCGATCCGGCTGCGCGGCGAGGGCCCTTTTCGCCGGACGTACGTCTATGCGAAGGACTGGCCGACGACGTCACCTTTCGCGCCAACGTACGAACGACTGCGTGCCGACCCGTCATGGACGGTGCACGCGCTGGACAGCAAGCACAACATCATGCGCGACGCGCCAGCCGACCTGCTTGAGACCATGCTCGCGGCGGCATGA
- a CDS encoding FAD-dependent monooxygenase, producing the protein MNVVIAGAGIGGLTAALTLHARGIGATVLESARELRPLGVGINLQPRAVAELIELGLGDELAAIGIATAELAYCDETGRRLFTEPRGLAGGYRWPGYSVHRGRLQLMLLDAARDRLGANAVRTGSPVVGFEQDRGKVRVQLPGEAIDGDVLVGADGIHSVVRAKLHPEEGPFLWSGVQMWRGTTETPPFLDGRTMVIVRDREAAELVAYPIGPSTVNWVVLARTGDPGPLPGDASWNRTGRLEDVLKHVGDWRLGWLDVPWLVENSEQILEYPMVDRDPLPHWGCGRVTLLGDAAHPMYPVGANGGSQAILDARALADSLPDGLAAYEKTRRAATAAVVAANREMQRSGNEYSAARLEKITSKYRRDTGADG; encoded by the coding sequence ATGAACGTCGTGATCGCCGGCGCCGGGATCGGTGGCCTGACCGCAGCACTCACGCTGCACGCCAGAGGCATCGGCGCGACCGTACTGGAAAGTGCTCGCGAGTTACGTCCGCTCGGCGTCGGCATCAATCTGCAGCCGCGCGCGGTGGCCGAGCTGATCGAGCTCGGCCTCGGTGACGAGCTGGCCGCCATCGGCATCGCCACCGCCGAGCTGGCTTACTGCGACGAGACCGGCCGGCGGCTGTTCACCGAGCCGCGCGGCCTGGCCGGCGGCTATCGGTGGCCGGGCTATTCGGTGCACCGTGGCCGGTTGCAGCTGATGTTGCTGGACGCCGCACGCGACCGGCTCGGCGCGAACGCCGTACGCACCGGCTCGCCAGTGGTCGGTTTCGAGCAGGATCGCGGGAAAGTACGCGTGCAGCTGCCTGGCGAGGCGATCGACGGCGATGTGCTGGTCGGCGCGGACGGCATCCATTCGGTCGTACGCGCGAAACTTCATCCGGAGGAGGGGCCGTTCCTGTGGTCCGGTGTCCAGATGTGGCGCGGCACAACGGAAACTCCGCCGTTCCTGGACGGCCGGACGATGGTGATCGTACGCGACCGGGAAGCCGCCGAGCTGGTCGCGTATCCGATCGGGCCGTCGACGGTCAACTGGGTCGTCCTCGCGCGGACCGGCGATCCGGGTCCGCTGCCCGGTGACGCCAGCTGGAACCGGACCGGCCGGTTGGAGGATGTGCTGAAACACGTGGGAGACTGGCGGCTCGGCTGGCTGGATGTGCCGTGGCTGGTGGAAAACAGCGAGCAGATCCTGGAATATCCGATGGTCGACCGGGATCCGCTGCCGCACTGGGGTTGTGGCCGGGTCACGTTGCTCGGCGACGCCGCGCATCCGATGTATCCGGTCGGCGCCAACGGCGGCTCGCAGGCGATCCTCGACGCACGCGCGCTGGCCGACTCGCTTCCGGATGGCCTTGCGGCGTACGAAAAGACGCGTCGCGCGGCGACCGCGGCCGTGGTCGCGGCCAACCGGGAGATGCAGCGCAGCGGCAACGAGTATTCGGCGGCCAGACTCGAGAAAATCACCAGCAAATACCGGCGGGACACTGGAGCGGACGGCTGA
- a CDS encoding YybH family protein, which translates to MSDKAMRPEDLTRLFVERANAGDVDGMVELYEPDAVLAFPPGSETVGHAALRDLFAEMVKNLPEFKQEPTLPTVRNGDLAITSTVPSDNTGGRVQVVRRQPDGSWRRIIDRPEIRSAR; encoded by the coding sequence ATGAGTGACAAAGCCATGCGCCCCGAGGACCTGACCCGGCTGTTCGTCGAGCGCGCGAACGCCGGCGACGTGGACGGCATGGTCGAGCTGTACGAGCCGGACGCGGTGCTGGCCTTCCCGCCGGGTTCGGAGACGGTCGGCCACGCCGCTCTGCGCGACCTTTTCGCCGAGATGGTGAAAAACCTGCCGGAGTTCAAGCAGGAGCCGACGCTGCCGACCGTACGCAACGGCGACCTGGCGATCACCTCGACCGTGCCGTCGGACAACACCGGCGGTCGGGTGCAGGTCGTCCGCCGGCAGCCGGACGGCAGCTGGCGGCGGATCATCGACCGGCCGGAGATCCGGAGTGCGCGATGA
- a CDS encoding LysR family transcriptional regulator: MELHQLEYFVAVAEEANFTRAAERLHVAQPGVSAQVRRLERELGQELLDRSGRKVTLTAVGAAVLPYARAALGAVSGARHAVDELTGLVRGRIAVGTVTSHNVPFPELLADFHDEHPAVDITLGEDSSDRLIEAVRTGRLDAAIVAIGPTTPSGLDIHVLTDQAVCAAVCLSHQLARRASMPLAALRDRPLIALPRGTGIRTVLDDACAGLGFTPYVAFEAGTPMVLAQLAARGLGVAILPESVAYNREDLHPIDLTRPAIRGRLAFAWRAGGPTSPAARAFIARARRTLS, from the coding sequence ATGGAGTTGCATCAGCTCGAATACTTCGTCGCGGTCGCCGAGGAAGCCAACTTCACCCGCGCCGCCGAGCGTCTGCACGTGGCGCAGCCAGGGGTCAGCGCGCAGGTCCGCCGGTTGGAGCGGGAGCTCGGCCAGGAGTTGCTGGACCGCTCTGGACGCAAGGTGACGCTGACGGCGGTCGGCGCGGCGGTGCTGCCGTACGCGCGTGCCGCTCTCGGTGCGGTGTCCGGCGCGCGGCACGCGGTGGACGAGCTCACCGGGCTGGTACGCGGCCGGATCGCTGTCGGCACCGTGACCTCGCACAACGTCCCGTTCCCCGAGCTGCTGGCGGACTTCCACGACGAGCACCCGGCGGTCGACATCACGCTCGGCGAGGACAGCAGCGACCGGCTGATCGAGGCCGTCCGCACCGGCCGGCTCGACGCGGCGATCGTGGCCATCGGGCCGACGACGCCATCCGGCCTGGACATCCACGTGCTCACCGACCAGGCCGTCTGTGCGGCCGTCTGCCTGAGCCACCAGCTGGCCAGGCGCGCGTCGATGCCACTCGCGGCGCTTCGCGACCGGCCGCTGATCGCGTTGCCGCGGGGCACCGGCATCCGGACCGTGCTCGACGATGCCTGCGCCGGCCTCGGTTTCACGCCGTACGTGGCCTTCGAAGCCGGTACGCCGATGGTGCTCGCGCAGCTCGCGGCACGCGGTCTCGGCGTGGCGATCCTGCCCGAGTCGGTCGCGTACAACCGCGAGGACCTGCATCCGATCGACCTCACCCGGCCGGCGATCCGCGGCCGGCTCGCCTTCGCGTGGCGCGCCGGCGGCCCCACCAGTCCGGCCGCGCGCGCTTTCATCGCCCGCGCGCGCCGCACGCTCTCGTGA
- a CDS encoding HelD family protein: MLETETDEIIQAERDHLTTAREALRRMREQAESLDTHSDDFATRIGAIRAQSAHATTFVSDEALAGELQRRVKVLYDDGKTPLFFGRIDHGDDGPYAGETYHIGRRHIADESNEPLVVDWRAPVSEAFYRATASDPRGVVRRRRFGFHDGELTSYEQERLDQGETLGLASELLTQEIERPRVGPMRDIVATIQPDQDALVRADLDDSLCIQGAPGTGKTAVGLHRAAYLLFSYPDRLRRSGVLVVGPNRAFLSYIAQVLPALGEGGVEQKTVTELLAPVDIRATDSPEAARVKTDARMAEVIRRALYGRVRKPTEPLVIPDGSLRFRIGPARIGGIIDELRADDLRYAAARERLRTRLAYLARAQAEARGDSPTESWVAKIGRSKPVKELTDKLWPAVDAPGLIAELLSDRTLLASAADGILTAAEQAAISWDKVPRTKRQIRWTSADTVLIDEAADLLERTGSAGHVVIDEAQDLTAMQARAVGRRARHGSVTVLGDLAQGTTVNAPTDWPELLDALGKPAARILPLTTGYRVPAEVIELANKLLPALHSGVLPAESVRHAPGSLVVRSVPAVLPALVEAGTAALEQPGSVGVIVANDSVAAVADAFTAAGVAYSVSGSDDEEQQLVVVPAALAKGLEFDHVIVGEPADIVAAEARGLHRLYVVLTRAVSRLTVLHAAPLPDPLG, translated from the coding sequence ATGCTCGAGACCGAGACCGACGAGATCATCCAGGCCGAACGCGACCACCTGACCACCGCGCGCGAGGCGCTGCGAAGGATGCGTGAGCAGGCCGAAAGCCTCGACACCCACAGCGACGACTTCGCCACCAGGATCGGCGCCATCCGCGCGCAGTCGGCGCATGCCACCACCTTCGTCTCCGACGAGGCGCTGGCCGGCGAGCTGCAGCGGCGCGTCAAGGTGCTCTACGACGATGGCAAGACCCCGCTCTTCTTCGGCCGCATCGACCACGGCGACGACGGGCCGTACGCCGGCGAGACCTACCACATCGGCCGCCGGCACATCGCCGACGAGAGCAACGAGCCGCTGGTCGTCGACTGGCGAGCACCGGTTTCGGAGGCGTTCTACCGCGCGACCGCGAGCGACCCGCGCGGAGTGGTACGCCGCCGCCGCTTCGGCTTCCACGACGGCGAGCTCACCTCGTACGAGCAGGAGCGGCTGGACCAGGGCGAGACCCTCGGCCTCGCCTCCGAGCTGCTGACCCAGGAGATCGAGCGGCCGCGCGTCGGCCCCATGCGCGACATCGTGGCGACCATCCAGCCGGACCAGGACGCGCTGGTACGCGCCGACCTGGACGACTCGCTGTGCATCCAGGGCGCGCCCGGCACCGGCAAGACCGCGGTCGGCCTGCACCGCGCCGCGTACCTGCTGTTCAGCTATCCCGACCGGCTCCGTCGCTCGGGCGTGCTGGTGGTCGGCCCCAACCGCGCCTTCCTGTCCTACATCGCGCAGGTGCTGCCGGCCCTCGGCGAAGGCGGCGTCGAGCAGAAGACGGTGACCGAGCTGCTGGCGCCGGTCGACATCCGCGCGACCGACTCGCCGGAAGCCGCGCGGGTGAAGACCGACGCGCGGATGGCCGAGGTGATCCGGCGAGCGTTGTATGGACGGGTCCGCAAGCCGACCGAGCCGCTGGTCATCCCGGACGGGTCGCTGCGGTTCCGGATCGGACCGGCGCGGATCGGCGGCATCATCGACGAGCTGCGCGCCGACGATCTGCGCTATGCGGCGGCGCGCGAGCGGCTGCGTACGCGGCTGGCCTATCTCGCCCGCGCGCAGGCCGAGGCACGCGGCGACTCTCCGACGGAGAGCTGGGTCGCGAAGATCGGTCGCTCCAAGCCGGTGAAGGAGCTGACCGACAAGCTCTGGCCGGCCGTCGACGCGCCGGGCCTGATCGCCGAGCTGCTGTCCGACCGTACGCTGCTGGCCAGCGCCGCCGACGGCATCCTGACCGCGGCCGAGCAGGCGGCGATCAGCTGGGACAAGGTGCCCAGGACCAAGCGCCAGATCCGCTGGACCAGCGCCGACACCGTCCTCATCGACGAGGCCGCCGACCTGCTCGAACGCACCGGCTCAGCGGGTCACGTGGTGATCGACGAGGCACAGGACCTGACCGCGATGCAGGCGCGCGCGGTCGGCCGGCGCGCGCGGCACGGCTCGGTGACCGTGCTCGGTGATCTCGCTCAAGGCACGACGGTGAACGCGCCGACCGACTGGCCGGAACTACTGGACGCGCTCGGCAAGCCGGCCGCGCGCATCCTGCCGCTGACCACCGGTTATCGCGTACCGGCCGAGGTCATCGAGCTGGCCAACAAGCTGCTGCCGGCCCTGCACTCCGGCGTGCTGCCGGCCGAGTCGGTGCGGCACGCGCCCGGGTCGTTGGTCGTACGGTCGGTGCCGGCTGTCCTGCCGGCGCTCGTCGAGGCCGGCACCGCGGCTCTGGAGCAGCCCGGCTCGGTCGGTGTGATCGTGGCCAACGACTCGGTCGCCGCGGTCGCCGACGCGTTCACCGCCGCTGGCGTCGCGTACAGCGTGAGCGGGTCCGACGACGAGGAGCAGCAGCTGGTCGTGGTGCCGGCGGCGCTGGCCAAAGGCCTGGAGTTTGACCACGTCATCGTCGGCGAGCCGGCCGACATCGTGGCCGCCGAGGCGCGCGGTCTGCACCGCTTGTACGTCGTACTCACCCGCGCCGTCTCGCGCCTCACCGTGCTGCACGCCGCGCCGCTGCCCGACCCGCTCGGCTGA
- a CDS encoding 1,4-dihydroxy-2-naphthoate polyprenyltransferase: protein MATTAQWLEGARPRTLPASTSGVIAGTGAAAALGGFSLWRALLALIVALALQIGVNYANDYSDGIRGTDENRVGPFRLVGSGSTSATSVKYAAFAAFAVAALAGLALVVATQAWWLLVVGVACILAAWYYTGGKRPYGYNALGEVFVFVFFGPVAVLGTTYVQALTISWPALAAAAGIGAYACAILVANNVRDIPTDSQTGKRTLAVLMGDRASRILWAALVILAQVLGIVVAIWHGWAWLSLLGIPMAVRAAGPLLARKTGLALIPTLRDTGLAELCYAIGLAAGLALSATA, encoded by the coding sequence GTGGCGACGACGGCGCAGTGGTTGGAAGGTGCGCGGCCGCGTACGCTGCCGGCCTCCACCTCCGGGGTCATCGCCGGCACCGGCGCGGCGGCGGCACTTGGCGGCTTCTCGCTGTGGCGTGCGTTGCTCGCGCTGATCGTGGCGCTGGCGCTGCAGATCGGCGTGAACTACGCCAACGACTACTCCGACGGCATCCGCGGCACCGACGAGAACCGGGTCGGGCCGTTCCGGCTGGTCGGGTCGGGGTCCACGTCCGCGACATCGGTGAAGTACGCCGCGTTCGCCGCCTTCGCGGTGGCCGCGCTGGCCGGCCTGGCACTGGTGGTCGCCACCCAGGCGTGGTGGCTGCTGGTCGTCGGCGTCGCCTGCATCCTGGCCGCCTGGTACTACACCGGCGGCAAGCGGCCGTACGGCTACAACGCGCTCGGTGAGGTCTTCGTCTTCGTCTTCTTCGGTCCGGTCGCGGTGCTCGGCACGACGTACGTGCAGGCCCTGACGATCTCCTGGCCGGCGCTCGCGGCGGCCGCCGGCATTGGCGCGTACGCCTGCGCGATCCTGGTCGCCAACAACGTGCGCGACATCCCCACCGACTCGCAGACCGGCAAACGTACGCTCGCGGTCCTGATGGGCGACCGGGCCAGCCGCATCCTGTGGGCCGCGCTGGTGATCCTGGCTCAGGTGCTGGGCATCGTGGTCGCCATCTGGCACGGCTGGGCCTGGCTGTCACTGCTCGGCATCCCGATGGCCGTGCGCGCCGCCGGCCCGCTGCTGGCTCGCAAGACCGGCCTCGCGCTCATCCCCACGCTGCGCGACACCGGCCTGGCCGAGCTCTGCTATGCCATCGGCCTCGCCGCCGGCCTGGCCCTCTCCGCCACCGCCTGA
- a CDS encoding sensor histidine kinase, producing the protein MQVAEVSGPDRISAFGPRAFFSARLWRGCAHLATDAVMGLLGIGVLLVVLAAVVLVPFGVGLFLLAPAARLLFRVADAERTRYAATCGLFLPSPRLPRLDQGTPRAVTTLVGSGAFWRQAAYFLLLIPVATATSVVVVIAWSVPLTVAALPLYYKTLPSGRANVLGVTVASKGHAILVCVVAVIVLLVVSPWLVRLLRGLDIALARTLLGPPRRQPMSERVEELTESRARVVDAAEAERRRIERDLHDGAQQRLVAMSMTLGRLSARLRASGDADNLALVEEARQDARQAISEIRDLTRGLHPPVLTDRGLDAALSAIAARLPIPVSVDVRAEPRPPITVEAIAYFVVTEALTNVTKHAQATRAEVVIRRQGDRLCVRVTDDGRGGADPAGGSGLTGLADRVSGVDGVLRLSSPPGGPTVIEVELACGS; encoded by the coding sequence ATGCAGGTAGCGGAGGTGTCGGGCCCGGACCGCATCTCCGCATTCGGCCCGCGAGCGTTCTTCTCCGCGCGGCTCTGGCGGGGCTGCGCGCACCTGGCCACCGACGCGGTCATGGGACTGCTCGGCATCGGCGTGTTGCTGGTGGTGTTGGCGGCCGTCGTGCTGGTGCCGTTCGGCGTCGGCCTGTTCCTGCTCGCGCCGGCCGCCCGGCTGCTGTTCCGGGTCGCCGACGCGGAGCGTACGCGCTATGCCGCGACCTGCGGCCTGTTCCTGCCCTCCCCACGGCTGCCACGGCTCGACCAGGGCACGCCGCGCGCGGTCACCACGTTGGTCGGCAGCGGCGCCTTCTGGCGCCAGGCGGCGTACTTCCTGCTGCTCATCCCGGTCGCCACCGCCACCTCGGTGGTGGTCGTCATCGCGTGGTCGGTGCCGCTGACCGTCGCGGCGCTGCCGCTGTATTACAAGACCCTGCCGAGCGGGCGCGCCAACGTGCTCGGTGTGACGGTCGCCAGCAAGGGACACGCGATCTTGGTCTGTGTGGTCGCGGTGATCGTCCTGCTCGTCGTGTCGCCGTGGCTCGTACGACTGCTGCGCGGCCTGGACATCGCGCTGGCCCGGACACTGCTCGGTCCGCCGCGCCGGCAGCCGATGTCCGAGCGGGTCGAGGAGCTGACCGAGAGCCGCGCGCGTGTCGTCGACGCGGCCGAGGCGGAGCGCCGGCGGATCGAGCGCGACCTGCACGACGGCGCACAACAGCGGCTGGTGGCGATGTCGATGACGCTCGGCCGGCTGAGTGCACGGCTGCGCGCCAGCGGCGACGCCGACAATCTGGCGCTGGTCGAGGAGGCGCGGCAGGACGCGCGGCAGGCGATCAGCGAGATCCGTGACCTGACCCGTGGCCTGCATCCGCCGGTGCTGACCGACCGCGGCCTGGACGCGGCGCTGTCCGCGATCGCCGCGCGGCTGCCGATCCCGGTGTCGGTGGACGTACGCGCCGAGCCGCGGCCGCCGATCACCGTCGAGGCGATCGCCTATTTCGTGGTCACCGAGGCGCTCACCAACGTCACTAAACACGCGCAGGCCACCCGCGCCGAGGTGGTCATCCGCCGGCAGGGCGACCGGTTGTGCGTACGCGTGACCGACGACGGCCGTGGCGGCGCCGACCCGGCCGGCGGCAGCGGACTGACCGGCCTCGCCGACCGGGTGTCCGGCGTCGATGGTGTCCTGCGACTGTCCAGCCCGCCGGGCGGGCCAACCGTGATCGAAGTGGAGCTGGCATGCGGGTCGTGA